A stretch of Astyanax mexicanus isolate ESR-SI-001 chromosome 21, AstMex3_surface, whole genome shotgun sequence DNA encodes these proteins:
- the LOC125785612 gene encoding uromodulin-like, giving the protein MPVSSTTTTTATTTDPSSTKPTTTPINTANITSDPCSVYRNFSSNGRNPILYYYYSSVYDDTLVEWNGWYRLYLQGSSAQIPELHWCFSYMACGGYTALLLGGPHPLPEDGIVTRDIYGFYPDTIDSKQCIKNSRSNPIQVKACPGNYYVYRLVKPTVSLPMPTYCAVVVDTPSYDPCSNYTSLNQSWRGTNETEGSNCDRSTNWNGWYRLLYKGMSTQMPESCVNVSRCGTNVPLWLSGSHPQISDGIVTRGICGNYGSDCCYYRSFPIRVKACPGNYYVYEFVKTIFCYSAYCAGTLFS; this is encoded by the exons ATGCCAGtctcttctactactactactactgctactactacagaCCCCAGTAGCACCAAACCAACCACCACTCCAA taaacacagcaaacatcACTTCTGACCCCTGCAGTGTCTACAGAAATTTCTCCAGTAACGGGAGAAACCCAATTCTATATTACTACTACAGCAGTGTCTATGATGACACTCTCGTTGAATGGAACGGCTGGTACCGGCTGTATCTTCAGGGAAGTAGTGCTCAGATTCCTGAATTGCACTGGTGTTTCAGTTACATGGCGTGTGGAGGTTACACAGCACTCTTACTAGGTGGACCTCATCCACTCCCAGAGGACGGCATCGTCACCAGAGACATCTATGGATTCTATCCAGATACCATTGATAGTAAACAGTGCATTAAAAACTCAAGATCAAACCCAATCCAGGTTAAGGCCTGCCCAGGAAATTACTACGTCTACAGACTCGTCAAACCAACTGTATCCCTTCCAATGCCAACATACTGTGCAG TTGTTGTCGACACTCCCAGTTATGATCCCTGCAGTAACTATACTTCTCTGAACCAATCATGGAGAGGCACTAATGAGACCGAAGGGTCCAACTGTGACAGATCCACTAACTGGAATGGATGGTACAGGCTGCTGTATAAGGGGATGAGCACCCAGATGCCAGAGAGCTGCGTCAATGTCTCCAGATGTGGAACTAATGTTCCTCTGTGGCTCAGCGGTTCTCATCCTCAGATATCTGATGGAATAGTCACTCGTGGGATCTGTGGGAATTATGGAAGTGACTGCTGTTACTACAGATCATTCCCAATTCGAGTCAAAGCCTGTCCAGGAAACTATTACGTCTATGAGTTTGTCAAGACAATTTTCTGCTATTCAGCTTACTGTGCAGGTACTTTATTTTCATAa